The Humulus lupulus chromosome 7, drHumLupu1.1, whole genome shotgun sequence region atatttttaaaaattcaagtgggggattgttggaaccttttaaatgaattattaaaaaaattgatacATTAGAGgtgtgtgtgatatgggaaaagtcccacatggatttggaacactcttcatagagtgtatatatattgcaaatgcaatgacttggggtgtgccccaaggggtacccagttttgtgcgaatgggtgaggactcacacacttgaccaccacacgcgCGCGCGCCGCCGCCGTCCGTCCGACCGAGCCGAGCTGAGCTGAGCTGGCTGGCGGGTGGGTGGTGTGGTGTCgtatttaagttttattttttttaacaaggtatctaaacgtttatccttttttatttaaattttaaaacgttcactttaataaaacaaaaacggtttttattttaattaagataaACGTTTTAGCCATTTAATCCTCCTCTGATTTATTAGAAAAACGTTTTTAGACGTTTTGGGGATTTTTCTGTGTATAAGTAAGATTGAACTATTTtggaaataaaatatatacaaACAGAGAATTCCTTTTGTTCTTACTGGGTTCTGGGTTCTACGAGAATTTTCTGAGAGCAATTTTTTATAAAGGGTGTACAAGAACGATCCTCTCGGTGCAGGGAGGGATCGTATagaggctgttttatcctggggacggcgtggttgatagactgccgtgcacacttagggcagagccgcgaaacgtcttaaagagagcgactttgTCCGTGACTCAGCCAGAAATATTGATCGGTAATTTCGTTCCATTATATTTTTCTATTGTGGAATAtcaataattaatagcgtatctatatttgttatagagcgttctatgaattcaagagtgcaattccaagtctatagtggagtcacgaggaattaataagttagtaaatttatttgttagatttatgataacttattggagcttgatttcataggcccatggtccccattgtaccttggataaaatcatctagatagtctcaattaattgatttaattatcaattagaattatcaaagttgaccaggtcaattttggatagtttcacagagttgtgtaattttgagaagaaaagagaaattatggcagatttattaattaagataaattggtatctaaattaataaataaatttaaatcaaggttcaaattataaataattaatttgataaaggatttaaataattatttaattaattaaatcaatagaaaataatacatgccttgattttaagtccaatgggcttataatcaaatgggaaatttcacgggcctatagcccatgataatttcgacctagggcttcaaaatggctgttattttattgattttttaattaaattaaatggcctaattgagtctataaaaggagtgcttagagagaagattttagagacgacagataagtcacaagtcagattttctgatagttttatattctctctaaacacaagtccttttctaagcctctttgttattttctcttcttctctctatatctatctcatgtgttgagaattgcccacactagtctaggtggttctaaggatacattggaagatcgtgaagaaaatagaagatcggatcagtttcttgataatactctgcgacagaaaggatacaagagttagagaaactgaaggaatgactcttaattccgctgcgtatactgtaagtattatattatttgtttatctttgaattcaattttagaaacatgttttaggctatctcgtattaatttatttaatattagatatacatgaaaataaataaagatcatgtataagcttttccaacaCGACCTTGGACTCAAGATCTAGACACTATAAGGTTAGTCCGCTCTGTACCTCTTTGGATCAGACTGCCTAATCTAGGTCTTCAATATTGGGGAAAAAAATTTCTCGATGCCTTGGTTAGTACAATCGAAAAACCAATTATGGTGGACAAGTTTACAAAGGATAGGTCTATGATCAGATATGCTAGAGTTCTGGTTGAAATGGAGATAACTGAGGACCCTCCGTTtgtcatttattttgttaatGAGAGAGGACAGGTTCAAGAACAGTTTGTTGAGTATGAATGGCTCCCCATAAAATGCAATAATTGCAAAGGATTTGGTCATAATTTGGTTGATTGCAAGAAAAACAGCTCTAAGGGTTGGGTAAAAAAGAGTGCGACTGAACAGGAACATGCAGGAAACAATGTTGTTCCTGAGATTGCAGTTACTGATGCTAGTTCAGGTGATTCAACTAGAGTTCCTGTGGCTGTTAAGGAAGTGGAAGAGAAGCATGATGAGTCAGGGATAGATGTTCGAGGGGCAACTAAAGAAAAGGGACGTTCACAGGACCATCTCTTAACACCTAATCAGGACAACAAAGAGAATTGGGAAATTCTTAAGAAAGTTGGGAACTCAAAAGGGAGAAGGAAGTCTGTGAGATATGATTTGGACAATAAACAGAATGCTTTCAAGGTTCTTCAAGAACAGAGAAAAGTGAGAACTTAAATAACTCAAAGTCTGATGGACTGCTCAAATATTCTTAGTTGGAATGTAAGGGGTATGAATAAGAGAGACAAACAACATGCTATTATGAGTCTCTTAAAGATAAATAAAGTGGGATTTTGTGCTTTATTAGAGAATAAAATGAAGAAGGATAAAGTTGAGGATATGATTACTAAATTGTTATTTGGCTGGGAACACTATAGTAGTAATGTCACAGAAGGTAGAATTTTGGTACTTTGGAAGAAATCTTTTATCAAGGTTCAGGTCCTGCTGGAACAACAACAGTTTGTTCACTGTTTGGTTAAATTTACAGGCTTGCAGACGGATATTGTGGTCACTTTTGTTTATGGTCTTAACACTATGGTTGAGAGATTGGATATGTGGAGGGGTCTATCTTCTATTCATGTCATGAAAAAGCCTTGGTTGGTCGTGGGAGATTTCGATGTTGTGTTTAATTTTGATGACAGAATGGGAGGGAAGGCGATAAGTGCAACTGAGATTCTTGACTCTATTGCTTGGCTAGCCCATTCTCAGTTGGCTTCTCTCAAGAGCATTGGTTCTAATTTCACCTGGTCCAATAAGCAGGAAGGAGGGGATAGGGTTTATTCTAAAATTTATCATATGTTTATTAATGAAGATTGGATTGATGCCTTGCCTAACTCTATTGCTGAATTTCAATGGGATGTCCATTCAAACCATTGCTATTGTCTCATCAAGGCTCTTAAACTTGGAAATCTGGGCATAAAACCATTTCGATTTTTTAATTTCTAGATTGCTCACAGAAGGTTTAAAGAGGTAGTTATAGATAGTTGGCATAAGCCTATGGCAGTAGGGGGTTTACTGGGTGTGACTAAAAAGTTGCTTCGGCTGAAGCATATTTTGAAAGCTTTTAATAGGGAGGAAATTGGTGATGTTGAGCAGGGATATCATCAAGCTAAGGGAGACTATCAACCAGCACTAACTAGAGCTCAAGCTTCACCAACTGATACTACTGCTCAGGAGGCTGAAAATATAGCAGCAGTTCGCTATCAAGATCACTATGCTAGATACAAAAGTTTTTTTATACAGTGCAGCAAAGTTACATGGCTGCAGAAGGGTGATGATAATAATTCGTACTTTCATGTGTGCATTAAAAAAAGAAGGGAGGAGAATCATATTATTTCATTTCTGAATGAGCAGGGGGACATCATTGATGATTATAACAAAGTGGTTCATCATTTCCTGGACCATTTCAGAGGTTATATGGGAAGTACCAGTTCAGCTAAAAGTACTTTTAATTCTCATTGTATAGAGTTGGGTCCTTGTTTAGATATTGAGATGTAGCTGAGTTTAATTAGGGAATTTAGGAAATCTGATGTCAAGAAGGCTTTATTTAGCATACCGGGCACAAAAAGTCCAGGGCTGGATGGTTATGGTTCAAAGTTTTACAAAGCAATGTGGCAGCATATAGGTGATGACATATCAGAGGCAATCCTTGAGTTCTTTCATTATGGGAAGATACCTGTTGAACTTAATGAAACAGTGCTGGCTTTAGTCCCTAAAACTGATATGCCTAGCAAGGCGATTGACTATAGGCCCATAGCGTGCTGCAATACTTTATATAAGTGCATTTAAAAAATGCTATGCAGTAGGCTCTCAGAAGTTTTACCCACTCTAATTAGTCATAATCAAGATGCCTTTATAAAAGGGAGATTTCTAGCTCATAATATTCTAATTTTTCAAGAATTACAATAGAATGAATACTTCCCCGAGGTGTGCTTTAAAGATAGACCTAAGTAAGACCTATGATACAGTGGACTGGTGTTTTTTGGAGAGGTTATTAATTTGTCTTCGATTTCCTACCAAGTTCATTCATTGGGTGATGGTGTGTCTCCGAGGTACTTCTTATGTTCTCATGATGAATGGAAGATTGCAGGGGGGATTTCAGAGAGTTAAGGGGCTTCGTCAAGGAGAACCTATCTCACCATTACTGTTTGTTTTAGTTATGGAATACCTCTCTCGGTTGCTTCAACTAGGGGCTTTGCAACTAGACTTCCGATTTCACCCTATGTGTAAAAGTCTCAAGATTATCAACCTATGCTTTGCTGATGATTTAGTGATTTTTTGAGCTAACAGTGGCTCAGTTTAGATTGTTAAACAGGTTTTTGATGACTTCTGCAGCAGTACAGGAATGAAGGCTAATCTCAGTAAGTCTTAAGTGTTTTTTGGTGGTGTTTCGGCAGCTGTCAAGGTCCAGTTACAATAGATTTTGCAGCTCGAAGAGGGAACTTTCCCTCTCAAATATCTAGGGATTACTATGAGACCAAAAAAATGGAGAGTGGCAGATTGTGGTGAGatccttaaaaaaattaaactaaggCTTCATACTTGGACTAGTAGACATCTATCTTATGCTGGGCGGACTCAACTCATTTCCTCTGTTCTTTTGGGGTTGCGAAATTATTGGATGAACATCTTCTTGCTCCCTCAAAGTATAATCAAAGAGGTAGAAAAGCTATGCTTGTGGTTTCTGTGGGGTAACAATGGTACCAGAAGCAACTTTCATCTCACTTCCTGGTCCACTGTCTGCTTGCCAAAAACTTTTGGAGGATTGGGTTTCGGTGAGGGAGCTAAGTGGAACAAGGCAATGCTTGGCAAATACGTTTGGGCTATTAGTCACCAACAGGAGACTCTGTGGGTGAAATGgataaacattgtttatttaaAGGGTCAAAATTTCTAGCACTACCAACTTAAGGCAGATACAAGTTGGTACTGCGTAAAATCTGTCACATTCGTGGAATTTTTACTCAAGAAGACATTGATAAAGCTGGCAGTCAAGGGAGATTCAAAATTAGGTTGCTTTATGCGAGTTATATACACCAAGACCCAGTCAAGTACCATCACTTTGTGTGGAATAGAATGAGTGTGCCTAAACATAGATTTATTACTTGGCAAGCAGTAAATGATAAGTTGTTAACCTGAGATCACTTGCATAGGGTGCTTATGCATCTTGATTGCATCCTCTGCCCGGTTTGTGAACAAGCTGAAGAGACCCATGTACATTTATTTTTCGATTGATGTGTTCTCTCAGCAGGTGGTGCATCAAATCCAAGATTGGATTGGCTGCAAATGGCCTTTAAAATTCAGTAGCTGGACCCGGTGGATTGAAGATATGAGAAGAGATGTTAAGGCAACAATTGTGGCGGCTGTTTTCTCAGCAACAATTTATTACATTTGGCATAATAGAAATACTTGTTTTGTTCATAATTACTCTCTTAGAGTCAATCTTGTGGTTGATATGATAAAAAAAGATATCATATATAGAATTAGTTGCTTTACACAAAAGAAAATGAAAGGAAATGAGAAACTTTTAGTTAGGAAAATATGCTCATTGTAATGTGGCTGATGCCTTATCCTTAAGGGAGGTTGTTTGATTGTATTTTGTTTGTGATTAATAAAGCCTttctttcttgataaaaaaaaaaacaaaatattatttgaaaatttaaattatttattatcgGAGCACTCCCAATTATTTTTCTACTCAATTATTTAAATTCATCATTAAAattctactttttttttattttacctttaatttttacattatactatacaataatttctttattttttttttcattatgctATATTATTTTAATCACGTTTAACtcatttcaaatataaaataatgaGAAAAGTGAAAATGATCGATGaagcaaaaatatattattttaaaaaatatatatattaaatgatgaATAGTAATCTCTAGATGTAGAGAAAACATTAGTTATAGCATgaggtaaaaaaaatgtaaagtggAACATACATTgaagtgtattttttttttatcttttatctcTAGATGTATCTCTATTTTATTTGAGACGAAATTACtctaaatatgatatttttaaaaaaatttgaaaagtaTGGCtggtttttttttacttaatattttttttatatattttcatggGAGTTTGTTTCCCAtgtatttgtaatattttatttatagactatattttacttaataaAATCGTAGTAAGTGGTTGTGATATTTTTGTGAGGGTATTTTTATCATTTTGATgtactttttttattattttgattttataaaaatacattaattaatattatttaataaaataattaaaaaataataatcaatttttccatgAAAGGGTACTCAAATACATAGTTGTAGTGTTTATTCATCTACTTTCATTCTTCAGCACATTTTTAATTgcattcctcttcttcttccttcatTTGTATGAGTGAGTAGCTTGTTTCATTTGATCATGGTTTGGTGTAGCTGGTTACCATTAtgattttttgtttctttttttgtgAAATGGTAGTTTTTAGTTACCATTTTTTTAGTGATGTGGTGGTAACCAATTACCACTATGAAATtaatatttatgtttttagtGATGCAGTGGTAACTGGATGtcattatcaaaataatttttattttttagtgaCGTTGGGATAACTAGTTAGCACTATCAAAATAACAAActtaaagaataataataattaaaaaaatacgtTATAACATAAACTGATCATGATGGTAATTGGTTACTTAACCAAATCTGAGAAATAAAAGTGATCATAACTGGTTACTTAGCCTAAGAAAAAGCAATCGTTGTGATA contains the following coding sequences:
- the LOC133791813 gene encoding uncharacterized protein LOC133791813, whose protein sequence is MKNPLSEENLSPVCDGGPINLEEEVLEKNWAADSEKDDFQASAQSHWANLRDKLLINEAANLHYEEPIMKNGKKVAQIDMAEIAEQAQNWSSAVICMVMGANPPFAVFEGIVKRIWGHLGIERVVRMNMGLTIVKFNDEATRDFVLENGIVHGGTSTSNIPVIRDNEHIEDRESEPRRSKRTRVAKDYGSDFCVYTLEEDPANLQEALCSLDADLWQEAINDEMELPNLGLQYWGKKFLDALVSTIEKPIMVDKFTKDRSMIRYARVLVEMEITEDPPFVIYFVNERGQVQEQFVEYEWLPIKCNNCKGFGHNLVDCKKNSSKGWVKKSATEQEHAGNNVVPEIAVTDASSGDSTRVPVAVKEVEEKHDESGIDVRGATKEKGRSQDHLLTPNQDNKENWEILKKVGNSKGRRKSVRYDLDNKQNAFKVLQEQRKINKVGFCALLENKMKKDKVEDMITKLLFGWEHYSSNVTEGLQTDIVVTFVYGLNTMVERLDMWRGLSSIHVMKKPWLVVGDFDVVFNFDDRMGGKAISATEILDSIAWLAHSQLASLKSIGSNFTWSNKQEGGDRIAHRRFKEVVIDSWHKPMAVGGLLGVTKKLLRLKHILKAFNREEIGDVEQGYHQAKGDYQPALTRAQASPTDTTAQEAENIAAVRYQDHYARYKSFFIQCSKVTWLQKGDDNNSYFHVCIKKRREENHIISFLNEQGDIIDDYNKVLSLIREFRKSDVKKALFSIPGTKSPGLDGYGSKFYKAMWQHIGDDISEAILEFFHYGKIPVELNETVLALVPKTDMPSKVFDDFCSSTGMKANLKATFISLPGPLSACQKLLEDWVSVRELSGTRQCLANTFGLLVTNRRLCG